In the genome of Ornithorhynchus anatinus isolate Pmale09 chromosome 9, mOrnAna1.pri.v4, whole genome shotgun sequence, one region contains:
- the ADGRF3 gene encoding adhesion G-protein coupled receptor F3 yields the protein MPRAPDGDWIQRLFATFTVTPFLASSSLSSPRSLTSLNLTTVCTPNQDRGFHCSCLSGYQWNVSTCDSHSACHNSYIFKNCTCLIFSHLHSEYCQLLPPVPGSLSLASASLAPGSTLTLSLFMNHTATSLNWYLKQPGTPAPLILHPGNQASFTTNRDQVVLTVVNVSQDWAGEYVCRFMARSFQWELRQTVTVPLQPRDVVRLPAQLSVSCNSFSGFELKCCIPNTKLTYKASWSSEPRTTGLLSGVSGSRCLSLVVPNCPQGDTEYVCELQSDGLAPVRVPISITVIQDGDITCPQDSLGGNWDVTKAGHQAQIPCPMNRTGMVERNCGAQAVWGPLKSNCIDTGLLVMHRKTQLLLAGQGLPNKEVPRLMRKLPEEVEAVSSPSDLLVLLDIVEMLAHEVINTRIPLTKCTLKNFLVATSKLLDLDSTTLWAPAQAQVPAAGSSFLQAVESVAQRLPPKTDSFHLRLPNVEVQSQLLEPEPNDYSISFSTQPPLWARIQRRALTQLSKEFGNVSITSLVLRKLDQILPMNFGPGLEGSRYDPYSLILSNSITADGQSVNQVEIVMDFGNAEGTAQCVFWDHGLFHNVGGWSTEGCQAKEAQVGTAAQCICLHLTSFSILMSLHDVPDRSSLTLLSQVLLGASVLALLLCLGMYRAVWHVVIRNKVSYFRHAALVNVVFCLLAADICFLGASLLPSSPQSPLCLTVAFLCHFLYLATFFWMLAQALVLAHQLLFVFHQLSKRRVLPLMITLGYLCPLGLAAATLGKYFPQGQYLKKGTCWLDAEGGAQYLFVVPVLTIVGVNAVVLALALLKLTRPTPSEGPRPEERHALMSIFKALLILTPVFGLTWGLGLANLMEEISEVPHYLFVVFNASQGIFILLFGCLMDKKMREALLKRLGCPKVPVSTITLVTSDTSYLEHSN from the exons ATGCCAAGGGCCCCAGATGGAGACTGGATCCAGAGATTGTTTGCGACTTTCACAGTTACCCCAttcttggcctcctcctccttgtcctcccctaGAAGTCTCACTAGCCTCAACCTCACTACAG TGTGTACCCCAAACCAGGACAGAGGTTTTCACTGTAGCTGTCTCTCCGGGTACCAGTGGAATGTCAGTACCTGCGACAgtcacagtgcctgccacaattCCTACATCTTCAAAAACTGCACCTGCCTTATCTTCAGTCACCTACACTCTGAATACTGCCAACTACTGCCACCAG TTCCTGGGAGCCTGAGCCTTGCCTCAGCTTCACTGGCCCCAGGCAGCACCTtgaccctctccctcttcatgaACCACACAGCCACCTCATTAAATTGGTACCTGAAGCAACCTGGGACTCCAGCCCCCTTAATACTGCATCCTGGAAATCAGGCATCCTTCACCACCAATCGGGACCAGGTTGTCCTCACGGTTGTCAATGTGTCCCAAGACTGGGCAG GGGAGTACGTGTGCCGTTTCATGGCTCGGAGTTTCCAGTGGGAGCTGCGCCAGACGGTGACCGTGCCCTTGCAGCCCCGGGATGTGGTGCGACTCCCAGCCCAGCTGTCCGTCTCCTGCAACTCCTTCTCTGGTTTTGAGCTGAAATGCTGTATCCCCAACACCAAACTGACCTACAAAGCTTCCTGGAGCTCCGAACCCCGAACCACAG ggcTTTTGTCTGGGGTCTCAGGGTCACGATGCCTCTCTTTGGTCGTGCCAAACTGTCCTCAGGGTGACACCGAATACGTGTGTGAGCTGCAAAGTGATGGGCTGGCTCCTGTGCGGGTGCCAATCTCCATTACTGTCATCCAAG aTGGCGATATCACCTGCCCCCAGGATTCACTGGGAGGTAACTGGGATGTCACCAAGGCTGGGCACCAGGCCCAGATCCCGTGCCCTATGAATCGGACAGGGATGGTGGAGAGGAATTGTGGGGCCCAAGCTGTCTGGGGACCCTTGAAGAGTAACTGCATTGACACAGGACTACTGGTTATGCATCGTAAGACTCAG CTGCTGTTAGCAGGCCAGGGACTTCCGAATAAGGAGGTACCTAGACTGATGAGAAAGTTGCCGGAGGAGGTGGAAGCCGTTAGCTCCCCGTCTGACCTGCTCGTGTTGTTGGACATAGTGGAGATGCTAGCCCATGAGGTGATAAATACCAGGATACCACTCACCAAGTGCACCTTGAAG AATTTCCTGGTGGCCACAAGTAAGCTGCTGGACTTGGACTCCACCACTCTGTGggccccagcccaggcccaggtCCCTGCTGCGGGGTCATCGTTTCTCCAGGCTGTGGAAAGCGTGGCACAAAGACTGCCCCCCAAGACTGACTCCTTCCACCTCCGACTACCCAATGTAGAAGTACAGTCCCAGCTCTTGGAGCCTGAGCCAAATGACTACAGCATCTCCTTCTCCACTCAGCCGCCACTCTGGGCACGGATCCAACGCCGGGCACTAACCCAGCTTTCCAAGGAGTTTGGCAATGTCAGCATCACCAGTCTGGTACTAAGAAAACTAGACCAGATTCTGCCAATGAACTTTGGGCCAGGGTTGGAGGGCTCCCGTTATGATCCATACAGTCTGATTCTTTCCAATTCCATCACGGCCGATGGACAAAGCGTCAACCAAGTGGAGATCGTTATGGATTTTGGGAACGCGGAGGGCACAGCCCAGTGTGTCTTCTGGGACCATGGCCTTTTCCACAATGTAGGGGGGTGGTCAACTGAAGGATGCCAGGCCAAGGAAGCCCAAGTTGGAACTGCCGCTCAGTGCATCTGCTTACACCTGacctctttctccatcctcatGTCACTCCATGATGTTCCAGACAGATCCTCACTGACACTGCTGAGTCAGGTGCTTTTGGGGGCCTCGGTGCTGGCACTCCTGCTGTGCCTCGGAATGTACCGGGCAGTGTGGCACGTTGTGATCCGGAATAAGGTCTCTTATTTTCGTCACGCTGCCCTGGTCAATGTGGTGTTCTGCCTGTTGGCAGCCGACATCTGCTTTCTGGGAGCATCCCTGCTACCATCCAGTCCCCAGAGTCCTCTCTGCCTGACCGttgccttcctctgccacttcctctaCCTCGCCACATTCTTCTGGATGCTGGCCCAGGCCCTAGTGCTAGCTCACCAACTGCTCTTTGTCTTCCACCAGCTGTCCAAACGCCGGGTGCTGCCCCTGATGATAACTTTGGGTTACCTGTGCCCCTTGGGACTGGCAGCCGCCACGCTGGGCAAGTACTTCCCCCAAGGCCAGTACCTGAAGAAGGGGACGTGCTGGCTGGATGCGGAGGGTGGAGCCCAGTACCTCTTTGTGGTGCCAGTGCTGACTATAGTAGGGGTGAATGCAGTGGTGCTGGCATTGGCCTTGCTGAAGCTGACGAGGCCAACGCCATCCGAGGGGCCACGGCCCGAGGAGCGCCACGCCCTGATGAGCATTTTCAAGGCACTGCTCATCCTCACTCCTGTCTTCGGTCTGACGTGGGGGCTGGGCCTGGCCAACCTGATGGAAGAGATCTCCGAGGTACCTCACTACCTGTTCGTGGTGTTCAATGCCTCCCAG GGCATCTTCATCCTGCTCTTTGGCTGCCTAATGGACAAGAAG atgagggaagcttTACTCAAGCGTTTGGGCTGCCCTAAGGTCCCTGTATCCACCATCACCTTG GTCACAAGTGACACAAGTTACTTGGAACATAGCAACTGA